In Paralcaligenes sp. KSB-10, the following are encoded in one genomic region:
- a CDS encoding pitrilysin family protein, producing MNSTASKVLRYLSTLFLSSLVAAPAGALALPDGITLGSSVEGTTEYTLSNGLRVLLSPDDSKPTTTVNMTYLVGSRNENYGQTGMAHLLEHMMFRGTPTLHNALAEFSKRGLQANGSTTSDRTNYYASFAANPDTLSWFLGWQADAMVNSLIAKSDLDSEMTVVRNEMERGENSPFQVLMQKMQATAYQWHNYGHNTIGARSDVENVDVGQLKAFYKEYYQPDNAVLIVSGKFDPAATLHTIAQAFDKIPKPTRHLPAEYTVEPVQDGEREVVLRRHGGSPLIAALFHIPEAASPDYIPVDLGVAIIGDTPSGRLYHALVDSKLSASVFGFTAGLRQPGYAFFGAQLEPGMDQTRALQTLNDTLASLPKQPFTQAELDRIKSKWLTDWQQTYADPQSMAGALSEAVADGDWRLFFLQRDRAEKATLSQVQQATQAYLVRSNRTNGLYIPTDKPLRAPAPGSVDLAALLNGYKGKEAPKAAAAFNPSPANIDASTQRTPLVLPNGTVKLALLPKPTRGDRVEARLLIQFGNVDALKGQRTVAKAVAALLNRGTDKLSRQAIQDKFDALQANVDFEGSAGTLAVSMSTTQQHLPALIDLVIDIVRNANFPAKELAEYQLELTTSIKNAMSEPGALASRALARHTDPYPSDDIRYTPTFAEALDHIAALKQQDLLDFHQKFYGAGQIEFAAVGAFDPDAVKASLGKGLDGWKKAPAYTRIPDPYHAVAPQDFKIDTPDKANAFYLADLPIKLQDTDPDFPALYVANYLLGGSETSRLWNRIRVKEGLSYDVRSSLNASSYEPSGDWSIYAIQAPQNSHRLQTAVQEELARALRDGFSADEVREGIAALLSYRKLARAQDNVLAGAWINYMQQGRTFAWSEKIDQALSALTAEKVNAALRAALKPGDFSIAIAGDEKKMK from the coding sequence ATGAATTCAACCGCCTCCAAAGTTCTCAGATACCTGAGCACCCTGTTCCTGAGCAGTCTCGTGGCCGCCCCCGCCGGCGCCCTTGCTCTGCCCGACGGCATCACGCTGGGGTCTTCCGTAGAGGGAACCACCGAATACACCCTGAGCAACGGCCTGCGCGTTTTGCTCTCGCCCGACGATTCCAAGCCGACCACCACTGTAAACATGACCTACCTGGTCGGATCCCGCAACGAAAATTATGGCCAGACCGGTATGGCGCACCTGCTGGAACACATGATGTTCCGCGGCACGCCGACCCTGCATAACGCCCTGGCCGAATTCTCCAAGCGGGGCCTGCAGGCCAATGGCTCGACCACCAGCGACCGCACCAACTACTACGCCAGCTTTGCCGCCAATCCGGACACCCTGTCCTGGTTCCTGGGCTGGCAAGCCGATGCCATGGTGAATTCGCTGATCGCCAAAAGCGATCTGGACTCGGAAATGACGGTGGTGCGCAATGAAATGGAGCGAGGCGAGAACAGCCCATTCCAGGTGCTGATGCAAAAAATGCAGGCTACCGCCTATCAATGGCACAACTATGGCCACAACACCATAGGCGCCCGCTCGGATGTTGAAAACGTCGACGTGGGGCAACTGAAGGCTTTCTATAAAGAGTATTACCAGCCCGATAATGCGGTCCTGATCGTATCCGGTAAATTCGATCCCGCCGCCACGCTGCATACCATTGCGCAGGCTTTCGATAAAATTCCCAAACCCACTCGTCACCTGCCCGCCGAGTATACGGTCGAACCGGTTCAGGACGGCGAGCGCGAGGTCGTCCTGCGCCGCCATGGCGGCAGCCCCCTGATAGCGGCGCTGTTCCATATTCCCGAAGCGGCGAGCCCCGACTACATACCTGTCGATCTGGGCGTAGCCATCATCGGCGACACGCCGTCGGGCCGGCTTTATCACGCTTTGGTCGACAGCAAGTTGAGCGCCAGCGTTTTCGGATTCACGGCCGGCCTGCGGCAACCGGGCTACGCCTTTTTCGGCGCCCAGCTGGAACCCGGCATGGACCAGACGCGCGCCCTGCAAACACTCAACGACACGCTGGCATCCTTGCCCAAACAGCCCTTTACCCAGGCTGAGCTCGACCGCATCAAGAGCAAATGGCTCACCGACTGGCAGCAAACCTACGCCGACCCTCAAAGCATGGCCGGCGCCCTGTCCGAAGCGGTCGCCGACGGCGACTGGCGTTTGTTCTTCTTGCAGCGCGACCGAGCCGAAAAGGCCACGCTATCTCAAGTTCAACAGGCAACACAGGCTTATCTGGTACGCAGCAATCGCACCAACGGTTTGTACATACCCACCGACAAGCCGCTGCGCGCCCCCGCGCCCGGATCTGTCGACCTGGCAGCCCTGCTCAATGGCTACAAAGGCAAGGAGGCGCCAAAAGCGGCGGCGGCCTTCAATCCCAGCCCGGCCAATATCGATGCCAGCACCCAGCGCACGCCCTTGGTGCTGCCCAATGGCACAGTCAAGCTGGCCCTCTTGCCCAAGCCGACACGAGGCGATCGCGTCGAAGCCCGGCTGCTGATTCAATTCGGCAATGTCGACGCTCTCAAGGGTCAGCGCACCGTTGCCAAGGCCGTCGCGGCCCTGCTGAATCGCGGCACGGATAAATTATCGCGCCAGGCGATCCAGGACAAGTTCGATGCCCTTCAAGCCAACGTCGATTTCGAAGGCTCGGCGGGAACGCTGGCGGTAAGCATGTCGACTACGCAGCAGCATCTCCCGGCCCTGATCGATCTCGTCATCGATATCGTGCGCAATGCCAACTTCCCGGCCAAGGAACTTGCCGAGTACCAGCTGGAATTGACGACCAGTATCAAAAATGCAATGTCCGAACCGGGTGCGCTGGCGTCGCGAGCCCTGGCGCGGCATACTGACCCCTATCCCAGCGACGACATACGCTATACACCAACCTTTGCCGAAGCTCTCGACCATATTGCGGCCCTGAAACAACAGGATCTTCTTGATTTTCATCAAAAATTCTATGGAGCGGGCCAGATCGAATTCGCAGCGGTCGGCGCATTCGATCCCGATGCCGTGAAGGCCTCTCTTGGCAAAGGCCTGGATGGATGGAAGAAAGCTCCCGCCTATACCCGTATTCCCGACCCGTATCATGCGGTGGCACCGCAAGACTTCAAGATCGATACGCCGGACAAGGCCAATGCCTTTTATCTCGCCGACCTGCCGATCAAGCTCCAGGATACCGACCCCGACTTTCCTGCTTTGTATGTGGCGAATTATCTCCTGGGTGGATCGGAAACGTCGCGCCTATGGAATCGAATTCGTGTGAAAGAGGGGCTATCCTACGATGTGCGCAGTAGCCTGAATGCGTCCTCGTATGAGCCGTCCGGCGACTGGTCGATCTATGCGATACAGGCTCCGCAAAACAGCCATCGCCTGCAGACGGCTGTCCAGGAAGAGCTGGCGCGCGCGCTGCGCGATGGCTTCAGCGCCGACGAAGTGCGGGAAGGCATCGCGGCTTTGCTAAGCTACCGGAAACTGGCCCGCGCGCAAGACAATGTCCTGGCCGGCGCCTGGATCAACTATATGCAGCAGGGGCGCACTTTCGCCTGGTCGGAAAAGATCGACCAGGCGCTTTCCGCTCTGACCGCGGAAAAGGTCAATGCGGCTTTGCGTGCTGCATTGAAGCCTGGTGATTTCAGCATCGCCATTGCGGGCGACGAGAAAAAAATGAAGTAG
- the grpE gene encoding nucleotide exchange factor GrpE translates to MSATNESLEPKQENQPVDTSEKLELNNAEHDLDAAADASDDLAALLETAQAQVAQYHDQLLRAKAEVENIRRRAQDDVAKARKFGTESFAESLVPVKDSLEAALALPDQTVESWREGVEATLKQLSSAFDRNLLKEVAPAVGDKFDPHLHQAISSVPADQPSGTVAQTLQKGYTIADRVLRPALVTVSAGPAA, encoded by the coding sequence ATGTCGGCGACGAATGAATCCCTGGAACCCAAGCAGGAAAATCAACCTGTCGATACCTCGGAAAAACTTGAACTGAACAATGCAGAGCACGATCTGGATGCCGCCGCCGATGCATCCGACGATCTGGCCGCCTTGCTCGAGACCGCTCAGGCCCAGGTAGCGCAATATCATGATCAATTGTTGCGCGCCAAGGCGGAAGTCGAAAACATACGGCGCCGCGCTCAGGACGATGTCGCCAAAGCCCGCAAATTCGGTACCGAGTCGTTCGCGGAAAGCCTGGTCCCGGTTAAAGACAGCCTCGAGGCCGCCTTGGCGCTGCCCGATCAAACCGTCGAATCCTGGCGTGAAGGCGTCGAAGCGACCCTCAAGCAACTCAGCTCGGCTTTCGATCGCAATCTGCTTAAAGAGGTGGCGCCCGCCGTGGGCGACAAGTTCGATCCGCATCTGCATCAGGCGATTTCTTCTGTTCCCGCCGATCAGCCCAGCGGTACGGTGGCACAGACGCTGCAAAAAGGCTACACCATTGCCGACCGCGTGCTGCGTCCCGCGCTGGTTACAGTGTCCGCGGGTCCCGCGGCCTGA
- the hrcA gene encoding heat-inducible transcriptional repressor HrcA: MDDRANALLKALIERYIADGQPVGSRTLSKMFDLSPATIRNVMADLEELGLIHSPHTSAGRIPTPRGYRMFVDRLLAVQRFEVLQPAQIREMLPVTEPSRAVNAAAALLSNLSQFAGVVLAPKRAQVFRQIEFIRLSDKRVLLIIVTPDGDVQNRILSVSRDYLEQELQEASNFFNHHFAGMSFSQVRASLADELSSLQADISRLMQAAVEAGTATDDSDEAVVISGERNLLDITDIASDMDRLRRMFALFEKKTDLLQLLDVSSRAQGVQIYIGGDSRLVPMEDVSVITAPYGVDGKVVGTLGVIGPSRMSYERVIPIVDITARLLSNALSHNQP, translated from the coding sequence ATGGATGACAGAGCCAATGCGCTTTTAAAAGCGCTTATCGAACGTTATATCGCTGATGGCCAGCCGGTAGGGTCGCGCACGCTTTCCAAAATGTTCGACCTTTCGCCGGCGACCATACGCAACGTCATGGCCGATCTCGAAGAGCTGGGCCTGATCCATAGCCCGCACACTTCGGCGGGCCGCATTCCCACTCCGCGCGGCTACCGGATGTTCGTCGACCGTCTGCTGGCGGTGCAGCGCTTCGAAGTATTGCAGCCGGCCCAGATACGCGAAATGCTGCCGGTAACTGAACCCAGCCGGGCAGTGAATGCCGCGGCGGCCCTGTTATCGAATTTGTCGCAGTTTGCGGGGGTGGTGCTGGCGCCGAAGCGGGCGCAAGTGTTTCGCCAGATCGAATTCATTCGCCTGTCCGACAAACGGGTGCTGCTGATCATCGTGACGCCCGATGGCGACGTGCAAAACCGTATTCTGTCGGTATCGCGCGACTACCTCGAGCAGGAACTGCAAGAAGCCAGCAATTTCTTCAATCATCATTTTGCCGGCATGTCGTTCAGCCAGGTACGGGCTTCGCTGGCCGATGAGCTTTCGTCCCTGCAGGCGGATATCTCGCGCCTGATGCAGGCCGCGGTCGAGGCTGGCACCGCGACAGACGATTCCGATGAGGCGGTAGTCATCTCGGGAGAGCGCAATTTGCTCGATATCACCGATATCGCTTCCGATATGGATCGCTTGCGCCGGATGTTCGCCCTGTTCGAAAAGAAAACCGATCTTCTGCAATTGCTGGATGTATCCAGCCGGGCGCAAGGCGTACAGATCTATATCGGCGGCGATTCGCGGCTGGTTCCCATGGAAGATGTCTCGGTCATTACGGCGCCCTATGGGGTGGACGGCAAGGTGGTGGGCACGCTGGGTGTCATAGGGCCCTCGCGCATGTCTTACGAACGCGTCATTCCGATTGTCGATATTACGGCGCGCCTGCTGTCCAATGCGCTTAGCCATAACCAGCCCTGA
- the dnaK gene encoding molecular chaperone DnaK produces MGKIIGIDLGTTNSCVAVLDGSKVIIIENAEGTRTTPSIVAYMQDGEVLVGAPAKRQAVTNPKNTLYAVKRLIGRKFDEKAVQKDIHLMPYGIIKADNGDAWVEAQGKKLAPPQVSADVLRKMKKTAEDYLGEEVTEAVITVPAYFNDSQRQATKDAGRIAGLEVKRIINEPTAAALAFGMDKAEKGDRKIAVYDLGGGTFDISIIEIADVDGEKQFEVLSTNGDTFLGGEDFDQRIIDYIIGEFKKESGVDLSKDVLALQRLKESAEKAKIELSSAQQTEINLPYITADASGPKHLNLKITRAKLEALVEELIERTIDPCRVAIKDAGVKVSEIDDVILVGGMTRMPKVQEKVKEFFGKDPRKDVNPDEAVAAGAAIQGSVLAGDRKDVLLLDVTPLSLGIETLGGVMTKMIQKNTTIPTRFSQVFSTADDNQPAVTIKVFQGEREIAAGNKGLGEFNLEGIPPSARGTPQIEVTFDIDANGILHVSAKDKGTGKENKITIKANSGLTDDEIERMVKDAEANAEEDHRVAELALTRNQADALVHSTRKSLEEYGDKLDASEKEAIENSIKELQDSLKDGDKATIDGKVEALTTASQKLGEKMYADMQAKAAAQQGAAGATEQPADENVVDADFKEVKRDQ; encoded by the coding sequence ATGGGCAAAATTATCGGTATCGACCTTGGCACCACCAATAGCTGTGTAGCCGTTCTTGATGGCAGTAAAGTCATCATTATTGAAAATGCGGAAGGCACGCGCACAACGCCTTCGATCGTCGCCTATATGCAAGACGGTGAAGTGCTGGTGGGCGCTCCGGCCAAACGCCAGGCCGTCACCAACCCCAAGAATACGCTCTATGCCGTGAAGCGCCTGATCGGCCGCAAGTTCGACGAAAAGGCTGTGCAGAAAGACATACACCTGATGCCCTACGGCATCATCAAGGCCGACAACGGCGACGCCTGGGTCGAAGCCCAGGGCAAAAAGCTTGCGCCTCCGCAGGTTTCAGCCGATGTGTTGCGCAAAATGAAGAAAACCGCCGAAGATTATCTGGGCGAAGAAGTCACCGAAGCCGTGATCACTGTTCCGGCCTACTTCAACGACAGCCAGCGCCAGGCCACCAAAGACGCGGGCCGGATTGCCGGCCTTGAGGTCAAACGCATCATCAATGAGCCGACCGCCGCGGCCTTGGCATTCGGCATGGACAAAGCCGAAAAAGGCGACCGTAAAATTGCGGTATACGATCTGGGCGGCGGTACTTTCGATATTTCGATTATTGAAATCGCCGATGTCGATGGTGAAAAACAGTTCGAAGTCCTGTCGACCAACGGCGATACATTCCTGGGCGGCGAAGACTTCGATCAGCGCATCATCGACTACATCATCGGCGAATTCAAGAAAGAAAGCGGCGTCGACTTGTCCAAAGATGTCCTGGCCCTGCAGCGCCTGAAAGAATCTGCCGAAAAGGCCAAGATTGAACTGTCCTCGGCTCAGCAAACCGAAATCAATCTGCCGTACATTACGGCTGATGCTTCCGGCCCCAAGCACCTCAATCTGAAGATTACGCGTGCCAAGCTCGAAGCCCTGGTCGAAGAGCTGATCGAACGCACCATCGATCCTTGCCGCGTGGCCATCAAGGATGCGGGCGTGAAAGTATCCGAAATCGACGACGTGATTCTGGTCGGCGGCATGACACGCATGCCCAAGGTGCAGGAAAAGGTCAAGGAGTTCTTCGGCAAGGATCCTCGCAAGGACGTCAACCCCGACGAGGCGGTAGCGGCCGGCGCGGCGATCCAGGGCTCGGTCCTGGCCGGCGATCGCAAAGACGTGCTGCTGCTTGACGTAACGCCTTTGTCCCTGGGCATCGAAACCCTGGGCGGCGTCATGACCAAGATGATCCAGAAGAACACCACGATTCCGACCCGCTTTTCGCAGGTGTTTTCCACGGCCGACGACAATCAGCCCGCCGTGACGATCAAGGTGTTCCAGGGCGAGCGTGAAATCGCGGCCGGCAACAAAGGCCTGGGTGAATTCAACCTGGAAGGCATTCCGCCGTCGGCCCGCGGCACGCCGCAAATCGAAGTCACCTTCGATATCGACGCCAATGGTATTTTGCATGTGTCGGCCAAAGACAAAGGCACCGGCAAAGAAAACAAAATCACCATCAAGGCCAATTCGGGCCTGACCGACGACGAAATCGAACGCATGGTCAAAGATGCCGAGGCCAATGCCGAGGAAGATCACCGTGTGGCCGAGCTGGCCCTGACTCGCAACCAGGCCGATGCGCTGGTGCACTCCACCCGCAAGTCCCTGGAAGAGTACGGCGATAAGCTTGACGCTTCAGAAAAAGAAGCAATCGAAAACTCAATCAAAGAGTTGCAGGACTCCTTGAAAGATGGCGACAAGGCTACCATCGACGGCAAGGTCGAGGCGCTGACCACAGCGTCTCAGAAACTGGGCGAAAAGATGTACGCCGATATGCAGGCCAAGGCCGCTGCGCAGCAAGGGGCGGCGGGGGCAACCGAGCAGCCTGCCGACGAAAATGTCGTTGACGCCGATTTTAAAGAGGTCAAACGCGATCAGTAA
- a CDS encoding co-chaperone YbbN, whose product MSEVDSTSFDALVVNAEGADLRCVFMWGKDCYNCTLFKNTALMLQDQLKALGLSWFHANVYQDEALGRRFGLHGVPAFVFYQAGKRLGRISGWPGLPQFSEAVARLRARTG is encoded by the coding sequence ATGAGCGAGGTCGACAGCACTAGTTTCGACGCGCTGGTTGTGAATGCGGAAGGGGCGGATCTGCGTTGTGTTTTTATGTGGGGCAAGGATTGTTACAATTGCACCTTGTTTAAAAACACCGCGCTGATGCTCCAGGATCAACTCAAGGCATTGGGTTTAAGCTGGTTTCATGCCAATGTGTACCAGGATGAAGCGCTGGGCAGGCGGTTTGGCCTGCATGGAGTACCGGCTTTTGTGTTTTATCAGGCTGGCAAGCGTCTGGGGCGCATATCCGGATGGCCGGGGCTGCCCCAGTTCAGCGAGGCTGTGGCGCGCTTGCGCGCCCGCACCGGGTAG
- the hemH gene encoding ferrochelatase — MSSLFAPRFQPEPADPHAFDTSPPPRDAGPVGVLLVNLGTPDLPTAPSIRRYLAEFLSDSRVIEIPALLWQVILRGFILTRRPRKLAPRYEEIWMEGGSPLLVWSRAQAQGVQRQLDAEGAPVRVELAMRYGNPSIAAALANLRAQGCERILTVPMYPQYAASTTATAVDQVAAVAARLRNQPELRFVKRFCTDPAYIGALAAQVRRYWQEHGKPQKLLLSFHGLPRRVVEQGDPYYRDCMETAMLLKQSLGADASLVEVSFQSRFGAEKWLEPYTEPTLKAWAKQGIKRVDVMCPGFLADCLETLEEIQLQCRDAFLAAGGEQFRYLPCLNDDPAWIAGLSGLIRRYAGDWLD; from the coding sequence GTGTCGAGTTTATTTGCCCCCCGTTTTCAGCCCGAGCCGGCCGATCCCCATGCTTTCGATACCAGCCCGCCGCCGCGCGACGCGGGCCCCGTAGGGGTGCTGCTGGTGAATCTGGGTACGCCCGACCTGCCCACCGCGCCATCGATTCGCCGCTATCTGGCCGAATTCCTGTCCGACTCGCGCGTTATCGAAATTCCCGCTCTTTTGTGGCAGGTCATTTTGCGCGGTTTCATCCTGACGCGCCGTCCGCGCAAGCTGGCTCCCCGCTATGAGGAAATATGGATGGAGGGCGGATCGCCGCTGCTGGTATGGAGCCGCGCCCAGGCGCAGGGGGTGCAGCGGCAACTGGATGCGGAGGGCGCGCCGGTTCGAGTCGAGCTGGCCATGCGTTACGGCAATCCGTCGATTGCCGCTGCTCTTGCGAACTTGCGTGCCCAGGGTTGCGAACGTATTTTGACCGTTCCCATGTATCCGCAGTATGCCGCCAGCACCACGGCGACCGCGGTCGACCAGGTGGCGGCGGTGGCGGCGCGCCTGCGCAATCAGCCCGAGCTGCGTTTTGTAAAGCGCTTTTGCACTGATCCGGCCTATATCGGCGCTCTGGCCGCCCAAGTGCGGCGCTACTGGCAGGAACATGGCAAACCGCAAAAATTGCTGCTCAGCTTTCACGGCCTGCCGCGGCGCGTGGTGGAGCAGGGCGACCCTTATTATCGCGACTGCATGGAAACCGCGATGCTGCTCAAACAGTCGCTGGGCGCCGATGCGAGCCTGGTCGAGGTCTCGTTCCAAAGCCGTTTCGGCGCGGAAAAATGGCTTGAGCCTTACACCGAACCCACCCTGAAGGCCTGGGCGAAGCAGGGCATCAAGCGTGTGGACGTGATGTGTCCCGGGTTCCTGGCCGACTGCCTGGAAACGCTTGAAGAAATCCAGCTGCAATGCCGGGACGCATTTTTGGCGGCGGGCGGCGAACAGTTCCGTTATCTGCCGTGCCTGAACGACGATCCGGCGTGGATCGCCGGTCTGAGCGGTCTCATCAGGCGTTACGCGGGCGATTGGCTGGATTAA
- the dnaJ gene encoding molecular chaperone DnaJ — translation MAKRDFYEILGVAKNASDDEIKKAYRKLAMKYHPDRNPDSKEAEGKFKEAKEAYEMLSDEEKRSAYDRFGHAGVDPNGGAGGMGGAGFADAFGDIFGEIFGGGGGRRGGGPQVYRGADLKYTLDISLEQAASGFDTEIRVPSWETCDTCHGTGAKPGTQAKTCHTCSGNGTVRMQQGFFSVQQTCPTCHGTGKEITDPCVACDGVGRTRKNKTLQVKIPAGIDDGMRIRSSGNGEPGVNGGPSGDLYVEIHLKPHGIFQRDGEDLHCELTIPFTRAALGGALEVPTLAGKGEITIPEGTQTGKTFRLRGKGIRGIRASYPGDLYCHVSVETPVRLTEEQKKILHQFEASLQQGGEKHSPKSESWTDRVKSFFS, via the coding sequence ATGGCAAAACGCGATTTTTACGAAATCCTGGGTGTGGCGAAAAACGCCTCTGATGACGAAATTAAAAAAGCCTACCGCAAGCTGGCCATGAAGTACCATCCGGATCGAAATCCGGATAGCAAGGAAGCGGAAGGAAAGTTCAAAGAGGCCAAAGAAGCCTACGAGATGCTGTCCGATGAGGAAAAGCGCAGCGCTTACGACCGTTTTGGCCATGCCGGCGTCGACCCCAACGGGGGGGCGGGCGGCATGGGCGGCGCTGGCTTTGCCGATGCCTTTGGCGATATATTCGGCGAGATCTTCGGCGGTGGCGGCGGCCGTCGCGGCGGCGGCCCGCAAGTGTATCGGGGGGCCGATCTCAAATATACCCTGGACATCAGCCTGGAACAGGCCGCCAGTGGGTTCGACACGGAAATCCGCGTGCCCAGCTGGGAAACCTGCGATACCTGCCACGGCACGGGCGCGAAGCCGGGGACGCAGGCCAAAACCTGCCATACCTGCAGCGGCAACGGCACCGTGCGCATGCAGCAGGGTTTTTTCAGCGTGCAGCAAACTTGTCCTACGTGTCACGGTACGGGCAAGGAAATCACCGATCCATGCGTGGCGTGTGATGGCGTGGGCCGGACGCGCAAAAACAAGACTCTGCAGGTCAAGATTCCGGCCGGTATCGATGACGGCATGCGGATACGTTCATCGGGCAATGGCGAGCCGGGCGTGAATGGCGGCCCCTCGGGGGATCTGTATGTGGAAATCCATCTGAAGCCTCACGGTATTTTCCAGCGCGATGGCGAAGACCTTCATTGCGAGTTGACGATTCCCTTTACCAGGGCGGCATTGGGTGGTGCGCTCGAGGTGCCCACTTTGGCGGGCAAAGGGGAAATCACCATACCGGAGGGCACGCAAACCGGCAAGACTTTCCGTTTGCGCGGCAAAGGCATCCGCGGCATACGCGCCAGTTATCCCGGCGACCTGTATTGCCATGTGTCGGTGGAAACGCCGGTTCGCCTGACCGAAGAGCAAAAGAAAATTTTGCATCAATTCGAGGCCTCGCTGCAGCAGGGTGGTGAAAAGCACTCGCCCAAAAGCGAATCCTGGACCGATAGAGTAAAGAGCTTCTTCAGCTAG
- a CDS encoding NAD kinase, whose protein sequence is MHFKTVAIIGRHQDSGLDTPLRQLADTLQAAGCNVLIEADTARNTGITEHSIGSYEEIGQRADLAVIMGGDGTMLGAGRHLAHTRVPLIGINHGRLGFITDIPLRSAQDALTSVINGNFEAEDRVLLEGRVMRGEKTMFSGVALNDVVINRAGRGGMIELRIELDGAFMYSQRADGLIIATPTGSTAYSLSANGPILHPKLNAILLVPVAPQTLSNRPIVIPDTGTLSMTITALGRVESGASVHFDMQTWSDCQPGDRIDVRRAQHTVRFIHPTGYSFFSTLRRKLHWNRMPQPSDEVE, encoded by the coding sequence ATGCACTTCAAAACCGTTGCGATTATCGGCCGCCATCAGGACAGTGGACTCGATACACCTTTGCGTCAACTAGCCGACACTTTACAGGCTGCGGGATGCAATGTGCTAATCGAGGCCGATACTGCCCGTAATACGGGGATCACCGAACACTCAATCGGCAGTTACGAAGAAATCGGCCAACGCGCCGATCTGGCGGTCATCATGGGGGGAGACGGCACCATGCTGGGCGCCGGGCGCCATCTCGCGCATACCCGCGTACCCCTCATCGGCATCAACCACGGACGCCTGGGGTTTATTACCGACATTCCGCTGCGCAGCGCCCAGGATGCGCTCACCAGCGTCATCAATGGCAACTTCGAGGCCGAAGACCGCGTCCTGCTCGAAGGGCGCGTCATGCGTGGCGAAAAAACCATGTTTTCCGGGGTCGCGCTAAACGATGTCGTCATCAACCGCGCCGGCCGGGGCGGCATGATCGAACTGCGCATCGAACTCGATGGCGCATTCATGTACAGCCAGCGCGCCGACGGCCTGATCATCGCCACGCCCACAGGTTCGACCGCTTATTCGCTCTCGGCCAACGGCCCCATCCTGCATCCCAAGCTCAATGCCATCCTGCTGGTTCCCGTAGCCCCTCAAACCCTGTCGAACCGCCCTATTGTCATCCCCGATACCGGTACCCTGAGCATGACGATCACCGCGCTCGGGCGAGTCGAATCGGGCGCCAGCGTCCACTTCGACATGCAGACCTGGTCCGACTGCCAGCCCGGCGACCGCATCGACGTGCGCCGCGCACAGCATACGGTGCGTTTCATACATCCCACCGGCTACAGTTTTTTTTCCACCTTGCGCCGCAAGCTGCACTGGAACCGCATGCCGCAACCCTCCGACGAGGTCGAATAA